CACCGGGCTGGTCGCTGCGTACGGACAGGAACGCGAGCCCCGGTATCTGCAGCGTCCCCACGCGTAGCGCCGCGGTGTCCGCGATCCGTGTCACCCGCCAGTCGACCTGCCAGTCGCGCACCCGGATCTCGACGCCGATCTCGGTCCCGCCGTCGAGGGCGAGGGTGTACGTCATCCGGTCCCGCCCGCGCGGTACGGCCGTCACCTTCGGGGTGTGGGCGACGCCGTCGACGAGGACGGAGGCGACCGGGTCCTGCTGTCCGTACAGGAGCGCGCCGGTCCCGCGGTCGGTGTACGACACGATCCGCGGGAAGTCGGTGGCGACGCGGACGGAGAGCGCGCCGGAGACCAGGACGGCCTCACCCGCCTCCGCGGCGAAGGCGCTGGGGGCACCCACGGCCACTCCTGCCAGCGCACCGGCGGCCACCACGGTCCTGCGGCTGGGTCCGCGCTGTCCTCGCGCCTCTGTCTCTGCGTGCACGCTCGTCTCCTCCATCGCGGGATTCGGATCTTCCCTGCACGTCACGATGGAGGAGTGGGACGGATGAGCCTATGGACAAAGGCGGGACACCTGTTGGACTAAAGCGACCGGGCGGCCTTCGCGATGGCGGGGGCGAAGGCGGACACCTGGGTGTACACACCCGGGTAGCCGGGCTCGGCGCAGCCCCTCCCCCAACTGACGATCCCGACCTGGATCCACGCCCCGTCGCGGTCCTTGCGGAACAGGGGCCCGCCGGAATCGCCCTGGCAGGCGTCGACGCCTCCGGCCTTGAGATCCCCGGCGCAGAGCTCCTGGCCGGGGACGAGGCTGTCCCCGTAGGCCTGCCTGCACCGTGCGTCCGTCACGAAGGGCACGCTCGCCCTGCGCAGATAGCGCTGCTGTCCGCCGCCCTCGCCGGTGGCGCCCCAGCCGGTGACGGTGAAGGTGCCCTGGTCGTACGCGGTCGAGGACGAGGCCCGCAGCGTGGGCAGGGCGAACGGCCGCGCCAGCTTGATCAGCGCCCAGTCGCCGCCTCCGTCGCCGTAGCCGGGTGCCTGGACCACTCTGACGGACGGGACGGTGACGGCTCTGTCACCGAGGAGGTCGACGGAGCCGCCGGTCGCGGTGATCGAGGTGTCGTCGCCCGTGCCGTCGACGCAGTGGGCGGCGGTCAGGACGATGTCCTTGGCGTAGAGCGCGCCGCCGCACCCCATGGACAGCCGTACGACAAAAGGGAATTGGCCCTCTGCGGCGCGGGTGCCGCCGACGACGGGCGGCGGCACCATTCCGCCCAGCGCGAGCACCAGAGCGCCCACTCCCGCGCAACTCGTCAGCCTTCGCAGCCACTTGCTCTTCCTCAACGGACGCCCTCCCGTACGAATATGACCAAGAACTCCGGAAGAGATCATTCCCACCGGAACGTGCGCTATCCGGCCGTTCTGTCCGCCCGTACAGTGGAGTGGTGACGAGCGGCAGCGAGGTCGTACACGGGTATCCGCACCTCGAGACCGTGCGGGCGGCCATCACCGCGCTCTACAAACGCCTGTCGCCCGACGGAATCCGCACCTACGCACCGAGCGTCGCGCCCGTCGATGTCGCCTTCGCCGACGTGGACGATCTCCACCTCGGCGCCCAGCGCGTGGCGCGCACGATGGTGCAGCACCTCCGTCTCCCCGACGCCCGGATGATCGTCAGTTTCCGTGAGATGCAGCATGCGGCGGGGGTCGAACTGGCCGCGGGCCCCGAGTACTTCATCGATCTCAACGACCGCTTCCGCACCCACCGCAACGACATCGGCGCCGCGCTCGCCCATGAGGTGATGCACGTCCTGCTGCACCGTCTGGACCTGACGTTTCCCGGCACGCGCGACAACGAGATCCTCACCGACACGGCGACGACGTATCTGGGCGCGGGCTGGCTGCTGCTCGACGCGTTCCGCGAGGACGAGGTGTCGCGGCAGAAGCTCGGGTATCTCACGCCGGAGGAGTTCGGGTACGTCCTGGCCAAGCGCGCGGAGGTCTTCGGCGAGGACCCCTCGATCTGGTTCACCAGCCCCCAGGCGTACACGGCGTACCG
The sequence above is drawn from the Streptomyces sp. NBC_01465 genome and encodes:
- a CDS encoding S1 family peptidase, which produces MRKSKWLRRLTSCAGVGALVLALGGMVPPPVVGGTRAAEGQFPFVVRLSMGCGGALYAKDIVLTAAHCVDGTGDDTSITATGGSVDLLGDRAVTVPSVRVVQAPGYGDGGGDWALIKLARPFALPTLRASSSTAYDQGTFTVTGWGATGEGGGQQRYLRRASVPFVTDARCRQAYGDSLVPGQELCAGDLKAGGVDACQGDSGGPLFRKDRDGAWIQVGIVSWGRGCAEPGYPGVYTQVSAFAPAIAKAARSL